AGCGCTCCGACGACACAGATCGCGGCGGCGATGAGCATGCACGCACCGATGCCGATGGAGTCGATGCCGATCGGCAGCAGGAAGGTCCCCGCAGCGGCACCGACCCGACTGCACGCGGCCGCGAAGCCGACGCCGGTCGAGCGGACCTCGGTCGGCAGCACCTCGATCGGGTACACCGCGGTGAGGTTCCCCTGCGCCGCGTTCATGAACGAGAACACCGCGAAGCAGAGGACGACGACGACACCCGGTGCCGACCCCCAGAGCCCGACGACGGCGAGGGCGACGGCCATGATCCAGAACGGCGGGATGAGCTGCCGGCGTCGACCGAGCCGCTCGATCGTGAGCATGCCGACGAGCGCACCGATCGCGGCCATGGCGTTGACGATGATCGTCCCGGTCGCCTCGTCGTGCAGCTGCAGCGACTTCAGGACGGTCGGCGCGAAGGTGAAGATCGCGAAGTACGGTGCGACGTTGCACGCCCAGAACAGCGAGATGAAGGCGAGGCGCTGCCGGTTCTCCTTCGCGAACAGCACCCGGTACCCGCCCTCGCGCTGTTCCTCGGCCGCGTACTGCTCGTCGCGGAAGTACGCGTCGCCGCCGAGCCGCTCGGTCACGATCGTCCGGGCCTCCTCCGTCCGTCCGTGCTGGAGCAGCCACCGCGGTGACTCGGGGAAGCCCAGCCGCGCCAGCGCCGTGACGACCGCGGGGAGGGCGCTCGTGACGAGGACCCACCGCCAGCTCAGCCCGGCCCAGTCGATCAGGGCGTAGGCGGTGACGACGGCGACGAGGTACCCGCCGTACCAGCAGACGAGCAGCCCGGAGAGCCGTCGGCCCCGGTCCTTCGACGGTGCGAACTCGGCGAGCATCGCGGCACCGATCGAGTACTCCGCACCGATCGCCATGCCGAGCAGCACGCGCACGACGAAGAGCTGCCAGCCGTCCGCGACGAACGCCTGCAGCAGCCCGAGCACGATGAACAGCAGGACGTCGATCGTGAAGACCCGCTTGCGGCCGAACCGGTCCGTGAGCCACCCGGCGAGTGGCGCTCCGATGAAGATGCCGATCAGCGAGCTCGCGCCGATGAGCCCGGCGAGCACCGGGTCGAGGCCGAGCGCGATCGTGATGGACGGCAGGGCGACGCTGATGACGCCGAGGTCGAAGCCGTCGAGGCCCTCACCCCATGCGCACGCGAACGTCATGCGCCGGAGGAACCCGTTCCGTCCGGCAGGGGTGGCGGTCGTGCCGCGCTGGGTCATGGTCGCTCCTCGAGCGCCGCCACCGTGGCGACGCCCACCGGACCGTAGGCCGGACCCCGCCGCCGGTGTCCCAGGTTGTCCTCCGTGCGGCGCGCTGGCTTCGGCCACCGGATCCACGAACCGCGCGCGTGCCGTTGCAGGGTCTGGTCGCGACCACCACACGGACGGGAGGCCCGTGGCGGCGCCGCCACGGGCCTCCCGCCGGTCGTCTGGTCGCGTGCGACAGCCGCTGCCGGCGCTACGCGGTGGCGTGCTCGCGCGCGGCGCGATCCGCGGCGACGAGACGCTTGGCCTCGCGGAAGCGCTTGCGGGCCTTCTCGACCGGCACCTCGACCGCGTAGGCCGCGCCGACCGCCACGAGGAGCGCCGCACCGACCAGCCACACCTTGCCCCACGCACCGATCGCGAACGTCCCGAGGAGCGCGATCACGAGCGGGTGCCAGAGGTACGCCGAGTACGACACCCGACGGCCGAACCAGGACATCGGCGTCCACGCGAGCACCGCCGACACCGGGGTGCGGACGGAGACGAGTCCGCCGATGAGCACCGCCGACACGAGGCCGGTGACGGGCAGGACCACACCGAACGTCGAGGCGTGCTGCGTCCAGTCTCCGTCGATCCAGAGCAGGACGCCGACGAGGGCGGCCAGCCCGACCCACGTGGCCAGGTGGCCGGCGATGCCCGCGGCGACGCGACGGACGCGCTCGTCGTCGAGCAGCAGCGCGAGCAGGCACCCGGTCGCGAGCGGGACGACGCCGAGCACGGGCGAGAAGTACACGTCCGGGGTCGCGCCGCCGTTGGGCTTCTCGTAGCTGAGGAACGACGCGATCGAGGCGCCGACGATGACCACGCCGAGCCCGGCCATCAGCCACCGGCGACGCGACCGGATCGCGAAGAGCAGCACGAGCACGGGCGGCCAGACGAGGTAGAACTGCTCCTCCATCGACAGGCTCCACGTGTGGGCGAACACGCCCTGCGTGGTGTCCCAGAACGAGCGGAAGAGGTTGCCCGTGTAGCTCAGGGCGATGAACGCGGCCTCGCCGGCGGAGAACGTCGCGCCCTTGTAGTCGCCGACCCAGTTC
This is a stretch of genomic DNA from Curtobacterium sp. 458. It encodes these proteins:
- a CDS encoding acyltransferase codes for the protein MATTTISPERTRSTSAPATTDGSTHADGTARRGGSTTPPPPLTSRAPALDGLRTIAILAVILYHLHVSHFDGGFIGVTVFFVLSGFLITTLLLGERRKTGRIRLGSFWGKRVLRLYPALIAFVVVGLALWNWVGDYKGATFSAGEAAFIALSYTGNLFRSFWDTTQGVFAHTWSLSMEEQFYLVWPPVLVLLFAIRSRRRWLMAGLGVVIVGASIASFLSYEKPNGGATPDVYFSPVLGVVPLATGCLLALLLDDERVRRVAAGIAGHLATWVGLAALVGVLLWIDGDWTQHASTFGVVLPVTGLVSAVLIGGLVSVRTPVSAVLAWTPMSWFGRRVSYSAYLWHPLVIALLGTFAIGAWGKVWLVGAALLVAVGAAYAVEVPVEKARKRFREAKRLVAADRAAREHATA
- a CDS encoding MFS transporter, which codes for MTQRGTTATPAGRNGFLRRMTFACAWGEGLDGFDLGVISVALPSITIALGLDPVLAGLIGASSLIGIFIGAPLAGWLTDRFGRKRVFTIDVLLFIVLGLLQAFVADGWQLFVVRVLLGMAIGAEYSIGAAMLAEFAPSKDRGRRLSGLLVCWYGGYLVAVVTAYALIDWAGLSWRWVLVTSALPAVVTALARLGFPESPRWLLQHGRTEEARTIVTERLGGDAYFRDEQYAAEEQREGGYRVLFAKENRQRLAFISLFWACNVAPYFAIFTFAPTVLKSLQLHDEATGTIIVNAMAAIGALVGMLTIERLGRRRQLIPPFWIMAVALAVVGLWGSAPGVVVVLCFAVFSFMNAAQGNLTAVYPIEVLPTEVRSTGVGFAAACSRVGAAAGTFLLPIGIDSIGIGACMLIAAAICVVGALLSQVMAPETTGKGLHDTSTQPLREQARTTTAAR